In a genomic window of Phycodurus eques isolate BA_2022a chromosome 2, UOR_Pequ_1.1, whole genome shotgun sequence:
- the LOC133399172 gene encoding lactadherin-like isoform X1 → MTSFGNAKKVYLTAMTLLLCLSSVTEFICKWRRMFRLAVVETCKQREPTQYHHNKKFKKINSQIKKSDYCEVNNCHNGATCVTGVGEDPFICICADGFAGDTCNLTETGPCSPNPCKNDGTCQVIAPSRRGDVFNEYICNCGAGFDGAHCQTNVNDCAKRPCKNGGICRDLDGDYSCHCPSPYVGKQCQLRCISLLGMEGGAIADAQISASSVHYGILGLQSWGPELARLNNQGIVNAWTSAAHDKNPWIEINMQKKMRLTGIITQGASRMGTAEYIKAFKVSSSFDGKTYTTYGMDGQWRDKVFVGNTDNDSTKTNLFDPPIVAQYIRIIPVVCRKACTLRMELVGCELNVCSNTTGCSEPMGMKSRLISDGQVSASSSFRTWGIDTFTWLPQFARLDKQGKTNAWSPSQNNRSEWIQVDLEKTKRITGIITQGAKDFGVVQFVSVFKVAYSNDEETWSMVKDINTDSDKLFQGNIDNNSHLKNVFEPPFYARFVRVVPWEWHERITLRMELLGCDD, encoded by the exons ATGACATCTTTcggaaatgcaaaaaaagtatatttgacaGCGATGACACTTCTACTATGTCTGTCGTCGGTCACGG AATTCATTTGCAAGTGGCGGAGAATGTTCAGATTAGCTGTGGTTGAAACTTGTAAACAGCGAGAACCCACACAGTACCACCACAACAAGAagttcaaaaaaataaacagtcaaataaaaaaaa GTGACTACTGTGAGGTGAATAATTGCCATAATGGAGCAACGTGCGTGACAGGGGTAGGAGAGGATCCCTTCATCTGCATCTGTGCAGATGGGTTTGCTGGAGACACGTGCAACCTTACAGAGACAG GACCTTGCAGTCCCAACCCTTGTAAGAATGATGGGACTTGCCAGGTGATCGCTCCAAGCAGGAGGGGAGATGTTTTCAATGAGTATATCTGCAACTGCGGGGCGGGCTTTGACGGTGCTCACTGCCAGACGA ATGTGAATGACTGCGCCAAGCGTCCATGTAAAAACGGAGGCATATGCAGAGATCTTGATGGCGATTATTCATGTCACTGCCCTTCACCCTATGTTGGGAAGCAGTGCCAACTAC GTTGTATTTCTCTACTTGGAATGGAGGGAGGAGCAATCGCAGACGCCCAGATTTCAGCTTCTTCTGTGCACTACGGCATTCTCGGTCTTCAGTCTTGGGGCCCGGAATTGGCCCGGCTCAACAATCAAGGCATCGTCAATGCCTGGACATCGGCTGCCCATGACAAGAATCCTTGGATCGAG ATCAACATGCAGAAGAAGATGCGTCTAACAGGAATAATAACTCAAGGCGCCAGTCGAATGGGCACGGCAGAATACATAAAGGCCTTCAAAGTGTCGAGCAGCTTTGATGGAAAGACCTATACCACGTACGGAATGGATGGACAATGGAGAGACAAG GTTTTTGTGGGCAACACAGATAACGACAGCACAAAGACCAATCTTTTCGACCCACCCATTGTGGCCCAATACATCCGTATAATCCCTGTGGTTTGCCGAAAGGCATGCACGCTGCGCATGGAGTTGGTGGGATGCGAACTCAATG TTTGTTCAAACACAACAGGGTGCTCAGAGCCAATGGGAATGAAGTCTCGGCTGATCTCAGATGGCCAAGTTTCAGCCTCCAGTTCCTTCCGCACATGGGGCATCGATACCTTTACTTGGCTCCCTCAATTTGCCCGCCTCGATAAGCAGGGAAAGACTAATGCCTGGTCTCCTTCCCAAAACAACCGATCAGAGTGGATCCAG GTGGATCTCGAGAAGACAAAGCGAATCACGGGTATCATCACTCAAGGGGCAAAGGACTTTGGGGTGGTGCAATTTGTGTCTGTGTTCAAAGTGGCTTACAGTAATGATGAAGAAACTTGGAGTATGGTGAAGGACATTAACACAGACAGTGATAAG CTTTTCCAAGGCAATATTGACAACAACAGTCATTTGAAGAATGTATTTGAGCCACCATTCTATGCCCGATTTGTCCGAGTGGTTCCCTGGGAGTGGCACGAGCGCATCACTCTACGCATGGAGCTGCTGGGCTGCGATGACTAG
- the LOC133399172 gene encoding lactadherin-like isoform X2, whose translation MTSFGNAKKVYLTAMTLLLCLSSVTEFICKWRRMFRLAVVETCKQREPTQYHHNKKFKKINSQIKKSDYCEVNNCHNGATCVTGVGEDPFICICADGFAGDTCNLTETGPCSPNPCKNDGTCQVIAPSRRGDVFNEYICNCGAGFDGAHCQTNVNDCAKRPCKNGGICRDLDGDYSCHCPSPYVGKQCQLRCISLLGMEGGAIADAQISASSVHYGILGLQSWGPELARLNNQGIVNAWTSAAHDKNPWIEINMQKKMRLTGIITQGASRMGTAEYIKAFKVSSSFDGKTYTTYGMDGQWRDKVFVGNTDNDSTKTNLFDPPIVAQYIRIIPVVCRKACTLRMELVGCELNGCSEPMGMKSRLISDGQVSASSSFRTWGIDTFTWLPQFARLDKQGKTNAWSPSQNNRSEWIQVDLEKTKRITGIITQGAKDFGVVQFVSVFKVAYSNDEETWSMVKDINTDSDKLFQGNIDNNSHLKNVFEPPFYARFVRVVPWEWHERITLRMELLGCDD comes from the exons ATGACATCTTTcggaaatgcaaaaaaagtatatttgacaGCGATGACACTTCTACTATGTCTGTCGTCGGTCACGG AATTCATTTGCAAGTGGCGGAGAATGTTCAGATTAGCTGTGGTTGAAACTTGTAAACAGCGAGAACCCACACAGTACCACCACAACAAGAagttcaaaaaaataaacagtcaaataaaaaaaa GTGACTACTGTGAGGTGAATAATTGCCATAATGGAGCAACGTGCGTGACAGGGGTAGGAGAGGATCCCTTCATCTGCATCTGTGCAGATGGGTTTGCTGGAGACACGTGCAACCTTACAGAGACAG GACCTTGCAGTCCCAACCCTTGTAAGAATGATGGGACTTGCCAGGTGATCGCTCCAAGCAGGAGGGGAGATGTTTTCAATGAGTATATCTGCAACTGCGGGGCGGGCTTTGACGGTGCTCACTGCCAGACGA ATGTGAATGACTGCGCCAAGCGTCCATGTAAAAACGGAGGCATATGCAGAGATCTTGATGGCGATTATTCATGTCACTGCCCTTCACCCTATGTTGGGAAGCAGTGCCAACTAC GTTGTATTTCTCTACTTGGAATGGAGGGAGGAGCAATCGCAGACGCCCAGATTTCAGCTTCTTCTGTGCACTACGGCATTCTCGGTCTTCAGTCTTGGGGCCCGGAATTGGCCCGGCTCAACAATCAAGGCATCGTCAATGCCTGGACATCGGCTGCCCATGACAAGAATCCTTGGATCGAG ATCAACATGCAGAAGAAGATGCGTCTAACAGGAATAATAACTCAAGGCGCCAGTCGAATGGGCACGGCAGAATACATAAAGGCCTTCAAAGTGTCGAGCAGCTTTGATGGAAAGACCTATACCACGTACGGAATGGATGGACAATGGAGAGACAAG GTTTTTGTGGGCAACACAGATAACGACAGCACAAAGACCAATCTTTTCGACCCACCCATTGTGGCCCAATACATCCGTATAATCCCTGTGGTTTGCCGAAAGGCATGCACGCTGCGCATGGAGTTGGTGGGATGCGAACTCAATG GGTGCTCAGAGCCAATGGGAATGAAGTCTCGGCTGATCTCAGATGGCCAAGTTTCAGCCTCCAGTTCCTTCCGCACATGGGGCATCGATACCTTTACTTGGCTCCCTCAATTTGCCCGCCTCGATAAGCAGGGAAAGACTAATGCCTGGTCTCCTTCCCAAAACAACCGATCAGAGTGGATCCAG GTGGATCTCGAGAAGACAAAGCGAATCACGGGTATCATCACTCAAGGGGCAAAGGACTTTGGGGTGGTGCAATTTGTGTCTGTGTTCAAAGTGGCTTACAGTAATGATGAAGAAACTTGGAGTATGGTGAAGGACATTAACACAGACAGTGATAAG CTTTTCCAAGGCAATATTGACAACAACAGTCATTTGAAGAATGTATTTGAGCCACCATTCTATGCCCGATTTGTCCGAGTGGTTCCCTGGGAGTGGCACGAGCGCATCACTCTACGCATGGAGCTGCTGGGCTGCGATGACTAG
- the LOC133399172 gene encoding EGF-like repeat and discoidin I-like domain-containing protein 3 isoform X3, whose amino-acid sequence MTSFGNAKKVYLTAMTLLLCLSSVTGDYCEVNNCHNGATCVTGVGEDPFICICADGFAGDTCNLTETGPCSPNPCKNDGTCQVIAPSRRGDVFNEYICNCGAGFDGAHCQTNVNDCAKRPCKNGGICRDLDGDYSCHCPSPYVGKQCQLRCISLLGMEGGAIADAQISASSVHYGILGLQSWGPELARLNNQGIVNAWTSAAHDKNPWIEINMQKKMRLTGIITQGASRMGTAEYIKAFKVSSSFDGKTYTTYGMDGQWRDKVFVGNTDNDSTKTNLFDPPIVAQYIRIIPVVCRKACTLRMELVGCELNVCSNTTGCSEPMGMKSRLISDGQVSASSSFRTWGIDTFTWLPQFARLDKQGKTNAWSPSQNNRSEWIQVDLEKTKRITGIITQGAKDFGVVQFVSVFKVAYSNDEETWSMVKDINTDSDKLFQGNIDNNSHLKNVFEPPFYARFVRVVPWEWHERITLRMELLGCDD is encoded by the exons ATGACATCTTTcggaaatgcaaaaaaagtatatttgacaGCGATGACACTTCTACTATGTCTGTCGTCGGTCACGG GTGACTACTGTGAGGTGAATAATTGCCATAATGGAGCAACGTGCGTGACAGGGGTAGGAGAGGATCCCTTCATCTGCATCTGTGCAGATGGGTTTGCTGGAGACACGTGCAACCTTACAGAGACAG GACCTTGCAGTCCCAACCCTTGTAAGAATGATGGGACTTGCCAGGTGATCGCTCCAAGCAGGAGGGGAGATGTTTTCAATGAGTATATCTGCAACTGCGGGGCGGGCTTTGACGGTGCTCACTGCCAGACGA ATGTGAATGACTGCGCCAAGCGTCCATGTAAAAACGGAGGCATATGCAGAGATCTTGATGGCGATTATTCATGTCACTGCCCTTCACCCTATGTTGGGAAGCAGTGCCAACTAC GTTGTATTTCTCTACTTGGAATGGAGGGAGGAGCAATCGCAGACGCCCAGATTTCAGCTTCTTCTGTGCACTACGGCATTCTCGGTCTTCAGTCTTGGGGCCCGGAATTGGCCCGGCTCAACAATCAAGGCATCGTCAATGCCTGGACATCGGCTGCCCATGACAAGAATCCTTGGATCGAG ATCAACATGCAGAAGAAGATGCGTCTAACAGGAATAATAACTCAAGGCGCCAGTCGAATGGGCACGGCAGAATACATAAAGGCCTTCAAAGTGTCGAGCAGCTTTGATGGAAAGACCTATACCACGTACGGAATGGATGGACAATGGAGAGACAAG GTTTTTGTGGGCAACACAGATAACGACAGCACAAAGACCAATCTTTTCGACCCACCCATTGTGGCCCAATACATCCGTATAATCCCTGTGGTTTGCCGAAAGGCATGCACGCTGCGCATGGAGTTGGTGGGATGCGAACTCAATG TTTGTTCAAACACAACAGGGTGCTCAGAGCCAATGGGAATGAAGTCTCGGCTGATCTCAGATGGCCAAGTTTCAGCCTCCAGTTCCTTCCGCACATGGGGCATCGATACCTTTACTTGGCTCCCTCAATTTGCCCGCCTCGATAAGCAGGGAAAGACTAATGCCTGGTCTCCTTCCCAAAACAACCGATCAGAGTGGATCCAG GTGGATCTCGAGAAGACAAAGCGAATCACGGGTATCATCACTCAAGGGGCAAAGGACTTTGGGGTGGTGCAATTTGTGTCTGTGTTCAAAGTGGCTTACAGTAATGATGAAGAAACTTGGAGTATGGTGAAGGACATTAACACAGACAGTGATAAG CTTTTCCAAGGCAATATTGACAACAACAGTCATTTGAAGAATGTATTTGAGCCACCATTCTATGCCCGATTTGTCCGAGTGGTTCCCTGGGAGTGGCACGAGCGCATCACTCTACGCATGGAGCTGCTGGGCTGCGATGACTAG